The window GCACCGGCTGCACCGGCTTCGGACTGGAGCTGACGGACTTCGACGGTTTCGCCGAAAATGTTCTTGCGGCCCTGTGCGGCCCACTCGTCAGCAATTTCGCCCATGGTGGACGAAGGAGTGATGGGGTAGATGGCGGCGGTTTCGCTCATGGCATAAGCAACCCAAGCGGCTGCTGTGTTGCCATCCATCGTTTTCATCTTAGACATGTTGATGGTTCTCCTGTTGAGGCTTTTGGTTTCCGTTGTTTCAAGCGTCCGCGTCTGCTTACCTGCGGACTCATGTCGAAATATGGTTCCCCCTTCTCAATATTCGTGCCAACAACGCTAAAACAACACTTTCCTCATAAAACCAGCTTGTTACGAAATATCAGAGCATTTCGTAACCATGTAACAGGAACGTTCCAGTCCGAAAAAAAGGACAGCTGCAAGAAGACCAGATTGTGCAGAATTGCACGAGCGCCCCCACGATGTGGGTGTTTCCGCCACAAAACCGTTACAGGACTAAAAAAACCGGCTAAGTCTGAAATTTCAGACAATCTCATATTGCGGAATATATGGGGAGGCTGGAATTATAATCCGGAAAAAATATGACTCTTTTTCCGCTCTTCTGAAAAGAAACCCTGATTGTAAGGTTCAGCACCCTATCTGCTATACCAGACGACCAAACAGAGAAGGCCCCCCGCTGCTGTGCAGCGGGGGGCCTTTATCTACTGATGACGTCAGTCGTTATTTGACAGCGTCTTTCAGCACCTTACCGGGCTTGAACTGGGCAACCTTGGTAGCCGGGATCTTGATCTCAGCGCCAGTGCGGGGGTTGCGGCCAGTGCGAGCCTTGCGTTCGGAAACGCTGAAGGTACCGAAGCCGGTCAGGGTCAGCTTGTTGCCAGCGGCCAGCTCATCCTTGATGATATCGAGGATAGCATTCATGCATGCTTCGGCCTGGGCCTTGGAGGTGCCGTTCTTGTCAGCAATCTTGGCAACGAGTTCTGCTTTGGTCATCTGTCACTCCTAATAAGTTTTATGAAATTGGTTTCAAACAATTTGAACGCGAAAGTATTTTCTCCCCTTACACTCTAGACGAATTGAGGGGAAGTCAAAAATCGCGTTCTGTAACAAAAAACCGCATTTTTTTGCCCTGCGGAAGGGGCGAAACGGGCACTTGGCGACTTTTGCGCCCGAAATATGTCAAGCCAACCCATGTGAAATCTCGGCCAATCGGCCGGGAACCCAAGCCACCATTACATATATAATAGCTTGGACTGCTAAAAACAGAGGGGTGAAACACCCTACATGGACAGGTCGTATTTCTTCAACAGAGAGTAAAAATGAGACCGAGACAATTTGGATGCTTCCAAAATCTTTGGCAGCTCTCCTCCGCACTGACGGATAAGCTCGCCCAGATAGACCTTCTCGGCAATCCCCTTAAATTCTCTAAGAGATGGCAATTCTTGGTCAAAAATATCTTCAAAAATCTCTTGTCCGATTTTTCGGACTCCGGAAGTTTCCACTGCATCTGCATCGGTTTCATCCAGTACTTCAGAGCCAGTCATCTTCTTGATTTGCGACTTGGCGACCTGAATACGCAGCGTGCGCGGCAGGTGCATGGCATACAAGGTCTTCTCATCACCGGCAGAGATCACGGCCCGCTCAAGAATATTGAAGAGTTCCCGGACGTTGCCGGGCCATTCATAACTCTCGAGAGCAGCAAAAAAGTCCGACCCGAAGGTCTTCTTGGCCATGCCATACTGATCGCACAACCGCTTGACCTGAAACTCGGCCAATGGGCGAATATCTACAGGCCGCTTGGAAAGGGGCGGCAACAGGATTCGCATGGTTTTGATACGGAACAGCAGATCGGAGCGGAACTCGCCATTCTCAACCATCTCGTCCAGATCACGGTTGGTAGCCGCGATGAGACGGAAGTTACTGGTCTGCTCACGAGTATCGCCAACAGGCCGGAAAGTCCGCTCCTGCAGTACGCGCAGGAAAGCTTTCTGAATGGACAGAGGCATTTCGCCTACTTCATCAAGGAACAAGGTTCCGCCGTCCGCGACCTTGATAAGGCCGATACGATCGGACTGCGCGCCAGTGAAGGCGCCCTTTCTATGACCGAAAAGTGTCGATTCCACAAGGCTTTCTGTAAGGCCAGCGCAATCTACCACTACAAACTGCCCGCTCTTACGCTTCGAGTTGGAGTGGATAGTGGATGCGAACAACTCTTTACCAGTACCGGTCTGCCCATTTATGAGCACGTTGGTGTCGGAACGAGCGGCCTCGGCCATGAGCTTGAAACTTGCTTGAATTGAGGGACTTGTGCCCACAACATTGGCCAAATCAAGAGGTTGTTCCCCTGCCTTGCCCACCTTCTCTTCACGATATTTGAGGGCGCGGCCCAAGGTCAGGGAAATCTCACGCACACTGGATGGTTTGAGGAGGTAATCCCATACACCACCCTTAATGGCGAGTTCCGCACCATCAGGATCGCCCTTACCCGTGAGGATAATGACCTCTGGCGGCATGGAAAGCCCCATAATCTCGGGAAGGATGTCGAGCCCATTGCCATCAGGCAAACGAACGTCCAAAAAAACAACATCATAGCTGTTTACACGGATCTTCTGCAGCCCCTCATCCAGTGAGTGCGCCGCGTCGCATTGGTGGGTCAACCTGGTAATCAGGCTTTCCATAGTCTCGCAGATCTCAAAATCATCATCTATGATGAGTACTTGTGCCAATTTTCTCCCCTTTTATCCTTCTTTGTCCAGCAGCAACACATTGCCAATGGCCGCAGACAGGTCGTCCTTATCGTAGGGCTTGATAATCACTTGCCGGATGTTGGGCAAGTGCGCGGCAGCCATAGCCGCATCCTCGCGCCCCGAGACCAGAATCACCGGCATGTTCGGCGTGAACTCCTTGATAGCTTCCGCGAGCTGAGTTCCGCTCATGCCGGGCATGTCGTAGTCAGTAATCACCAGATCGTAAAGGTGCGACATACCTCGCACGCGAGCCAGCGCTTCTTCCGGAGCACGTATAGCCGTAACCGCAAAGCCCATGGTTTCCAACAGGCGCGGTGTAGTATGCAATTGATCTTCGTCGTCTTCCACAAACAGAATATGGGCACCGCCATGGATCATGACCTTACCCAGCGCCCTGCCACCTGCCATGCTGCTCTCTGTCTTTGGCAGGTAGATTTCAAACACAGTCCCACCGCCGGGACGCATGAATACGCGCAAGGCTCCCTTATGACTTCGCACGATGCCGTGCACAACAGCAAGGCCCAATCCTGTGCCTTCGGTCTTGTCCTTTGTGGAGAAGAACGGATCAAAAATTTTATCAACAATTTCAATTGGTATGCCAGGACCGTTATCCTCAACAGTCAAACGGATATATTCACCTGTCGGGATCGCGAGCAGGTCGGCTTCTTCCTTCTCCAGCTTCGCATTCTCCACCCGAACCTCAATGGTACCGCCAGCGGGACGCAGAGCCTGGAACGAGTTGGTGCAGAGGTTCATGGCTACCTGGTGCAACTGGGTTGGGTCCGCATGCACGTAGTCCAACCGAGGGCCGATGAAAGTCTTCACCTCAATATTGCCGGGCAATGAGGCTTCCAAAAGACTGAGGGCTTCAGAAATAACCGCACCAACATCTGTAGGACGGAAGCCTTCGGTCGAAGGACGGCTGAACGCAAGAATCTGCTTAACCACACGACCACCACGACGGGCAGCCTTGAGTACACGTTGCAGGTCCTTGCTGGTTACAGTATCCGGGTCCAGATCACCTACAGCCAACTCGGTCGAGTTGATGATAGATGTCAGAATGTTATTGAAATCATGAGCAATACCACCAGCCAACGTGCCGATGGCCTCCATCTTCTGCGACTGCAGAAGCTGCTTCTCAAGATTGTATTCCTTGGTGATATTTTCAGCCGTGCTCAGGACACCGACGATCTGGCCAGCCTGATCTCGAATCGGTACCTTATTGATAACCAGCCAAGCTCTGGTGCCAGAGGCATCTGACAATTTACGGCGAACCTTATAAAATTCCCGGCCATTACGAAGGACTTCTCCATCGGCTGCCATGGCCCACCGCACGTGGGCCTGATCACGGATTACGCCACTGGCCCCGCGGTTCACCACCTCATCGCCGTCCTTGAATCCAAAGAACTCGGCAAAGGCCTGGTTAGTACCCAAGTACCTGCCGTGCTTGTCTTTCCATGACACCAAGTGTGGCACGGTATCCATGAGGATTTCCTGAAATGCGAGCTGATCCTTAACCTTACGCTCGATCTTGCGACGCTCAATCATGGTGATGATGAGGAAGACCATAACGATGTTGAGCAGCACGAAGCTGATCATGATGGTCCAGAACAATTCCTTGGGCAACTCATAGAACGGGCTGGGAGCATTGATTATGCGGCTTCCTTCCGGCAGCTTTTCCTCATCAATCCCCAGTCTCCACAACACGTTATAGTCGAATGAGAAACGACCAGTAGGTGTCTGCAAAACCGGAATATCATCAACGCTCTCACCAGACAGGATCCGCAGCACCATGGACGCGGCTTCCTGACCATGACGGAAGCCGGAGACCATCCAGCCACCGACTGCTCCGTTACCCAAAAGGAATTCCCAGGAGGTGTAGATAGGGACTTCCGCGTGTTTGTAGATTTCTGTCATCACCTCTTCCGCGGTGTAGAAGCGATCGCCCACGGTCTGGTAGTATGGGATGAAGAAAAGAAATGTATTTTCGGGCAGTTTCCTAACACGATCAAGGACATCAGTCAGGGAGTTTGCAGTCCAGTATTCAACGCTCAAACGGTCACGATACGAGGGGACGACCGCCTCAACCTGTCTGCGAATGGTCACGCCCGCTGATGACTCATCACCAACAACGATCATGCGTTTCATATCCGGGTT of the Pseudodesulfovibrio sp. zrk46 genome contains:
- a CDS encoding HU family DNA-binding protein, with translation MTKAELVAKIADKNGTSKAQAEACMNAILDIIKDELAAGNKLTLTGFGTFSVSERKARTGRNPRTGAEIKIPATKVAQFKPGKVLKDAVK
- a CDS encoding sigma-54 dependent transcriptional regulator — protein: MAQVLIIDDDFEICETMESLITRLTHQCDAAHSLDEGLQKIRVNSYDVVFLDVRLPDGNGLDILPEIMGLSMPPEVIILTGKGDPDGAELAIKGGVWDYLLKPSSVREISLTLGRALKYREEKVGKAGEQPLDLANVVGTSPSIQASFKLMAEAARSDTNVLINGQTGTGKELFASTIHSNSKRKSGQFVVVDCAGLTESLVESTLFGHRKGAFTGAQSDRIGLIKVADGGTLFLDEVGEMPLSIQKAFLRVLQERTFRPVGDTREQTSNFRLIAATNRDLDEMVENGEFRSDLLFRIKTMRILLPPLSKRPVDIRPLAEFQVKRLCDQYGMAKKTFGSDFFAALESYEWPGNVRELFNILERAVISAGDEKTLYAMHLPRTLRIQVAKSQIKKMTGSEVLDETDADAVETSGVRKIGQEIFEDIFDQELPSLREFKGIAEKVYLGELIRQCGGELPKILEASKLSRSHFYSLLKKYDLSM
- a CDS encoding ABC transporter substrate binding protein, with product MRIVRYILLILAVLCLMPQMAKAEKERRHVLLINSYHQGYKWTDSEVQGLKSVLDVSDYKIDLQIEYMDSKRYQREDITEMLVRLYREKYDSERFDVIVTTDNDAYDFMTKHRQELFPGVPLVFCGVNDLDAVSLFQGDVTGVGENFDPALTLDVALKLNPDMKRMIVVGDESSAGVTIRRQVEAVVPSYRDRLSVEYWTANSLTDVLDRVRKLPENTFLFFIPYYQTVGDRFYTAEEVMTEIYKHAEVPIYTSWEFLLGNGAVGGWMVSGFRHGQEAASMVLRILSGESVDDIPVLQTPTGRFSFDYNVLWRLGIDEEKLPEGSRIINAPSPFYELPKELFWTIMISFVLLNIVMVFLIITMIERRKIERKVKDQLAFQEILMDTVPHLVSWKDKHGRYLGTNQAFAEFFGFKDGDEVVNRGASGVIRDQAHVRWAMAADGEVLRNGREFYKVRRKLSDASGTRAWLVINKVPIRDQAGQIVGVLSTAENITKEYNLEKQLLQSQKMEAIGTLAGGIAHDFNNILTSIINSTELAVGDLDPDTVTSKDLQRVLKAARRGGRVVKQILAFSRPSTEGFRPTDVGAVISEALSLLEASLPGNIEVKTFIGPRLDYVHADPTQLHQVAMNLCTNSFQALRPAGGTIEVRVENAKLEKEEADLLAIPTGEYIRLTVEDNGPGIPIEIVDKIFDPFFSTKDKTEGTGLGLAVVHGIVRSHKGALRVFMRPGGGTVFEIYLPKTESSMAGGRALGKVMIHGGAHILFVEDDEDQLHTTPRLLETMGFAVTAIRAPEEALARVRGMSHLYDLVITDYDMPGMSGTQLAEAIKEFTPNMPVILVSGREDAAMAAAHLPNIRQVIIKPYDKDDLSAAIGNVLLLDKEG